A part of Drosophila bipectinata strain 14024-0381.07 chromosome 3L, DbipHiC1v2, whole genome shotgun sequence genomic DNA contains:
- the TP53INP gene encoding AF4/FMR2 family member lilli isoform X2 produces the protein MLSSLASYLFGSPASPDSINQEANPAQNPDSNAPSSPVRDPSGGDVIEVTSSTPSVAGSSNRAQAVRTANGKRGKNRRGKRYQQQLQQQQRKQPATITKLLTPSGETIDEDFDEDEWYIVEKEDEEDDSLPRSDSEEELSVVEVPQPRGANTASSSSAGGASGSGPAGTRRRQHIQSHSLYSGPRPQQQRNYLQRSRTGSGAAAVRPLSISTLSPPRSVPGLADSDNVSQSLYVASPSGSDQGQGANVLMEESCMSVYRSIRSTQEGTESFVNLDLGVSAEVPQAEPEPEAEPEARGQALQEQRSHSARFDRHAAAQLKQQTLARQSQKSNNKKQHQQLCRSAMKRANKVRDFQAKANRPRRSEMQHCKLVSGANNNRSKCCY, from the exons ATGTTAAGCAGCCTCGCCTCGTACCTCTTCGGATCGCCAGCATCACCCGATTCCATTAACCAAGAAGCGAATCCTGCCCAGAACCCCGACTCGAACGCTCCCTCCAGCCCCGTCAGGGACCCATCGGGAGGAGATGTAATTGAGGTCACTTCGTCGACGCCATCGGTTGCGGGCAGCAGCAATCGCGCCCAAGCGGTGCGGACCGCCAACGGCAAGCGGGGCAAGAACAGGCGTGGCAAGCGCtaccagcagcagctgcagcagcagcagaggaAGCAGCCAGCGACTATCACCAAGCTACTGACGCCCTCGGGCGAAACCATCGACGAGGACTTTGACGAAGACGAATGGTACATTGTCGAGAAGGAAG aCGAGGAGGACGACTCCCTGCCGCGCAGCGACTCCGAGGAGGAACTCTCCGTCGTAGAGGTGCCGCAGCCCAGGGGGGCGAacaccgcctcctcctcctccgccggTGGGGCCTCCGGCAGTGGCCCAGCGGGTACACGCCGCCGCCAGCACATCCAATCGCATTCCCTGTACAGCGGGCCGCGGCCACAGCAGCAGCGCAACTATCTGCAGCGTTCGCGCACCGGAAGCGGTGCCGCTGCTGTCCGCCCGCTGAGCATCTCCACCCTGAGCCCGCCCAGAAGCGTTCCCGGACTGGCCGACTCTGACAATGTTAGCCAGTCGCTGTACGTGGCCTCGCCCAGTGGCAGCGACCAGGGTCAGGGTGCTAACGTGCTGATGGAGGAGTCCTG CATGTCCGTTTACCGTAGTATTAGGTCCACCCAGGAGGGCACCGAAAGTTTTGTTAATCTTGATCTCGGGGTGTCGGCGGAGGTGCCGCAGGCGGAGCCGGAGCCGGAAGCTGAGCCGGAGGCCCGGGGCCAGGCCTTGCAGGAGCAGCGCTCCCATAGCGCTCGCTTCGATCGCCATGCGGCCGCTCAGCTGAAGCAGCAAACTCTGGCTCGCCAGAGTCAGAAG AGCAACAATAAgaagcagcaccagcagctgTGCCGCAGCGCCATGAAGCGGGCCAACAAGGTGCGCGACTTCCAGGCCAAGGCCAACCGCCCGCGCCGCTCGGAGATGCAGCACTGCAAGCTGGTCAGCGGCGCCAACAACAACCGCAGCAAGTGCTGCTACTAG
- the Syx17 gene encoding syntaxin-17 produces MTGDEKLPLKQAEVSIQRFQDMAVPHHLSLLKNHRSNIEKSLALGDWQKIKKEELNAMRVIKQIKNLLLEMDALREKVREEDQERFDELMRPGRERAFAGMKDFAELQLKSPTSTLGSQYDEEDNQAQQMDMRHLPAHQHMPQLQTNFHLEEHQLAQRQACLEQMENLQREIYDLHGMFHGMRQLTAEQSVAVEKIADNAEEALENVQEGERQLRQALTYKKAMYPVVGALLGTCVGGPIGLVAGIKAGGLAAVGCGILGFTGGSVLKANPNVMHGNIEEQTAEGDSENTEKLELKEKPE; encoded by the exons ATGACTGGCGATGAGAAGTTGCCGCTTAAACAGGCGGAGGTCTCAATCCAGAGGTTTCAGGACATGGCG GTTCCTCACCATCTGAGCCTCCTCAAGAATCACCGCAGCAATATTGAAAAGAGTCTGGCCTTGGGAGACTGGCAGAAAATCAAAAAGGAGGAACTCAATGCTATGCGGGTGATTAAACAGATCAAAAACCTCCTCCTGGAAATGGATGCACTGCGTGAGAAGGTGCGCGAGGAGGACCAAGAACGCTTCGATGAGCTAATGCGCCCTGGCAGGGAAAGAGCCTTCGCTGGAATGAAGGACTTTGCGG AACTCCAACTTAAATCCCCCACCTCCACTTTGGGTTCCCAGTACGACGAGGAGGACAATCAGGCGCAGCAAATGGACATGAGACACTTGCCCGCCCACCAGCACATGCCGCAGCTACAGACAAATTTCCACCTGGAAGAGCACCAGTTAGCACAGCGCCAAGCCTGTCTCGAACAAATGGAGAATCTACAGAGGGAGATCTACGACCTGCACGGAATGTTCCACGGCATGCGCCAACTGACTGCAGAGCAGTCGGTGGCGGTGGAAAAGATCGCCGACAATGCCGAGGAGGCTTTGGAAAATGTCCAAGAGGGGGAGAGGCAGCTACGGCAGGCGCTGACCTACAAAAAAGCAATGTACCCAGTGGTGGGTGCTCTGCTCGGCACCTGCGTTGGCGGACCCATTGGTCTGGTAGCCGGCATCAAAGCCGGAGGATTGGCAGCTGTGGGCTGTGGAATATTGGGCTTCACCGGAGGCTCGGTCCTAAAAGCCAATCCCAATGTAATGCATGGCAATATTGAAGAACAAACAGCGGAGGGAGACAGTGAGAATACCGAGAAGCTGGAGCTTAAGGAGAAGCCAGAATGA
- the LOC108132574 gene encoding uncharacterized protein yields the protein MLCSNADCPLECLEQSTDYSVVSKASAVATTTSAPPTVLPPIRSFKGRIQTTTPLPRTSTGSRPSTQQELGSVSSKSYISGPTTQSSKLSKRAGLAGPKKFPKDVRNRSSSAVERNKLQHEVPDHVPDSSGYIPHRIGHPVHLDYGSTGVDSSGAPTGSGAYHAVPYEGNKWHEEYWDQEYAGHPYQHNSTRVQHIEAECQDDYMKIRIGFNGSFNGLLYSAGYAYDPDCMYINGSGRDYYEFYIQLNRCGTLGKNSLQEESRKNPTNFMWNTVTVQYNPLIEEEYDEHFKVTCEYGYDFWKTVTFPFLDVEVATGNPVVFTLSPPECYMEIQNGYGIGGPRVTGPVRVGDPLTLIIYMRSKYDGFDIVVNDCYAHNGANKRIQLIDQHGCPVDDKLISRFRGSWSDSGVYETQVYAYMKTFRFTGSPALYIECDVRMCHGRCPSQPCHWRNLKAVTKRDISNRTATNLSLPPLSSTDSEGVTTESPGQNSLSENVNLFQSLRVLQEGENDGDDVYAHRQTKSLAPHQTCLKTSTFSALTAGCSALLCILTVTLFVACSRLKRRKESSLYDSYIAHKGQID from the exons ATGCTCTGCTCTAATGCAGATTGC cctcTTGAATGCTTGGAACAAAGTACGGACTACTCGGTGGTTAGCAAAGCTTCAGCTGTGGCCACTACCACCTCAGCACCACCCACTGTGTTGCCACCCATACGCAGTTTCAAAGGACGCATCCAGACTACAACACCCTTGCCGAGAACTTCCACGGGCAGCCGTCCTTCCACTCAGCAGGAACTGGGTTCAGTCTCCTCCAAGTCGTATATCTCAGGACCCACCACACAGTCCTCAAAGCTATCGAAGAGAGCTGGCCTAGCAGGGCCTAAGAAATTTCCAAAGGATGTTCGCAATCGCAGCAGCAGTGCTGTGGAACGTAATAAGCTGCAACATGAAGTG CCTGATCATGTCCCTGACTCCTCTGGCTATATACCCCATCGTATTGGGCATCCAGTCCATCTGGATTATGGTTCTACGGGTGTGGACTCGAGTGGCGCCCCCACAGGAAGTGGAGCCTATCACGCAGTTCCCTATGAAGGCAACAAATGGCATGAGGAGTACTGGGATCAGGAATATGCTGGACATCCGTATCAACACAACAGTACTCGAGTGCAGC ACATCGAAGCTGAGTGTCAAGATGATTATATGAAAATTCGCATTGGATTCAATGGCTCCTTCAATGGCTTACTCTACTCAGCTGGTTATGCCTATGATCCTGACTGCATGTATATAAATGGATCTGGCAGGGACTATTACGAGTTCTACATTCAATTAAATCGTTGCGGAACTTTGGGAAAAAACTCGCTTCAAGAGGAGAGTCGAAAGAATCCCACA AATTTTATGTGGAATACAGTCACTGTGCAATATAATCCACTAATTGAAGAAGAGTATGATGAACATTTCAAGGTCACCTGCGAATATGGCTATGATTTCTGGAAGACAGTGACGTTTCCCTTTTTAGATGTAGA AGTGGCCACTGGCAATCCTGTGGTTTTCACCTTGAGTCCACCAGAGTGTTATATGGAAATTCAGAATGGTTATGGTATTGGAGGACCTCGAGTTACAGGACCTGTGCGTGTGGGCGATCCTTTAACCTTGATTATATATATGAGGAGCAAATATG ATGGCTTCGATATTGTGGTTAATGACTGCTACGCCCACAATGGCGCCAACAAGCGGATACAGCTGATCGATCAACACGGTTGTCCGGTGGACGACAAGCTCATCTCACGCTTCAGGGGCAGCTGGTCGGATTCCGGGGTGTACGAGACCCAAGTGTATGCCTACATGAAAACCTTCCGGTTCACTGGATCTCCAGCACTTTACATAGAGTGTGATGTTCGCATGTGCCACGGTCGATGTCCA AGCCAACCCTGTCACTGGCGAAACCTAAAGGCAGTCACAAAGCGCGACATCTCGAATAGGACGGCCACGAACCTCTCCCTGCCACCGCTTTCTTCCACAGACAGTGAGGGCGTCACCACTGAGAGTCCTGGCCAGAACTCTCTATCAGAAAACGTGAATCTTTTCCAGTCGCTGCGTGTCCTTCAGGAGGGCGAAAATGATGGAGACGATGTCTATGCTCATCGACAGACAAAGTCACTGGCACCGCACCAAACTTGCCTCAAGACTTCGACCTTCTCGGCCCTGACGGCAGGATGTTCAGCGCTGCTTTGTATCCTGACAGTGACGTTATTCGTCGCCTGCTCGAGACTAAAGCGCCGCAAGGAGTCGTCGCTCTATGACTCCTATATAGCACACAAGGGCCAAATAGATTGA
- the TP53INP gene encoding AF4/FMR2 family member lilli isoform X1: MLSSLASYLFGSPASPDSINQEANPAQNPDSNAPSSPVRDPSGGDVIEVTSSTPSVAGSSNRAQAVRTANGKRGKNRRGKRYQQQLQQQQRKQPATITKLLTPSGETIDEDFDEDEWYIVEKEDEEDDSLPRSDSEEELSVVEVPQPRGANTASSSSAGGASGSGPAGTRRRQHIQSHSLYSGPRPQQQRNYLQRSRTGSGAAAVRPLSISTLSPPRSVPGLADSDNVSQSLYVASPSGSDQGQGANVLMEESWYVTPPPCFTSIGPINMETSPFENLLIEHPSMSVYRSIRSTQEGTESFVNLDLGVSAEVPQAEPEPEAEPEARGQALQEQRSHSARFDRHAAAQLKQQTLARQSQKSNNKKQHQQLCRSAMKRANKVRDFQAKANRPRRSEMQHCKLVSGANNNRSKCCY, encoded by the exons ATGTTAAGCAGCCTCGCCTCGTACCTCTTCGGATCGCCAGCATCACCCGATTCCATTAACCAAGAAGCGAATCCTGCCCAGAACCCCGACTCGAACGCTCCCTCCAGCCCCGTCAGGGACCCATCGGGAGGAGATGTAATTGAGGTCACTTCGTCGACGCCATCGGTTGCGGGCAGCAGCAATCGCGCCCAAGCGGTGCGGACCGCCAACGGCAAGCGGGGCAAGAACAGGCGTGGCAAGCGCtaccagcagcagctgcagcagcagcagaggaAGCAGCCAGCGACTATCACCAAGCTACTGACGCCCTCGGGCGAAACCATCGACGAGGACTTTGACGAAGACGAATGGTACATTGTCGAGAAGGAAG aCGAGGAGGACGACTCCCTGCCGCGCAGCGACTCCGAGGAGGAACTCTCCGTCGTAGAGGTGCCGCAGCCCAGGGGGGCGAacaccgcctcctcctcctccgccggTGGGGCCTCCGGCAGTGGCCCAGCGGGTACACGCCGCCGCCAGCACATCCAATCGCATTCCCTGTACAGCGGGCCGCGGCCACAGCAGCAGCGCAACTATCTGCAGCGTTCGCGCACCGGAAGCGGTGCCGCTGCTGTCCGCCCGCTGAGCATCTCCACCCTGAGCCCGCCCAGAAGCGTTCCCGGACTGGCCGACTCTGACAATGTTAGCCAGTCGCTGTACGTGGCCTCGCCCAGTGGCAGCGACCAGGGTCAGGGTGCTAACGTGCTGATGGAGGAGTCCTGGTACGTAACACCGCCACCATGCTTCACCTCGATTGGGCCAATCAATATGGAAACATCACCATTTGAGAATCTATTGATTGAGCATCCAAG CATGTCCGTTTACCGTAGTATTAGGTCCACCCAGGAGGGCACCGAAAGTTTTGTTAATCTTGATCTCGGGGTGTCGGCGGAGGTGCCGCAGGCGGAGCCGGAGCCGGAAGCTGAGCCGGAGGCCCGGGGCCAGGCCTTGCAGGAGCAGCGCTCCCATAGCGCTCGCTTCGATCGCCATGCGGCCGCTCAGCTGAAGCAGCAAACTCTGGCTCGCCAGAGTCAGAAG AGCAACAATAAgaagcagcaccagcagctgTGCCGCAGCGCCATGAAGCGGGCCAACAAGGTGCGCGACTTCCAGGCCAAGGCCAACCGCCCGCGCCGCTCGGAGATGCAGCACTGCAAGCTGGTCAGCGGCGCCAACAACAACCGCAGCAAGTGCTGCTACTAG
- the LOC108132778 gene encoding protein LLP homolog — translation MGRNNRSRKRRDEMNKIKKVRYEAKELIRLKKTLGLIDAEGNEIMKDISEVAQVKTSKEIKREAKSKEEQELIYEHQESLEKGEPVAVVNENTGVEHVFNSKTLKDQYGNYPAWFKKKKTAKRLRKKQHAQKKNFKQAWTTVNVPL, via the exons ATGGGCAGAAATAACCGATCACGAAAGCGCCGCGATGAAATGAACAAGATCAAGAAGGTGCGCTACGAGGCCAAGGAACTTATCCGATTGAAGAAGACCCTGGGACTGATAGATGCCGAAGGAAATGAGATAATGAAAGACATCAGCGAGGTGGCGCAGGTTAAGACCTCCAAGGAGATCAAGAGG GAAGCGAAATCCAAAGAGGAACAGGAACTGATCTACGAGCACCAGGAAAGCCTCGAAAAGGGTGAACCGGTGGCCGTTGTCAACGAGAACACTGGCGTGGAGCATGTCTTCAACAGCAAAACCCTTAAGGATCAGTACGGAAACTACCCGGCGTGGttcaagaagaagaagactgCCAAGCGTCTACGCAAGAAGCAGCACGCCCAGAAGAAGAACTTCAAACAGGCCTGGACCACTGTGAACGTTCCTCTGTAA